From a region of the Neobacillus niacini genome:
- a CDS encoding DUF2515 family protein, with protein sequence MNHLTIHEIETISQIKADTIKKNLDNISRTDTYFAYYKKNPDIIWSFLASMVSRNGGYNMCDLEGHVFQEMLDPKTRKELFLTFERANWLIFHDVYPQLLVYHYSTKIKRPMFHLLPYFKCSEFIQKEWERYWREGDRERLTTALIINEQNVIHNPVIQHPVYKKRVFQSWIFNIQDWLHFSCVLFPTCGGELYGASVNGFKSLSKRINLGKRLARILTQPRLFPLFFEFADKTPHTGSRYDYEQYFKTKTKRRTPILRATFPIIEHNHYDYEDWSKHKVISPSWLHFPARHRHPIHLTDWYFEKSNQLDLMLALHRAAHVKKI encoded by the coding sequence ATGAATCATCTTACAATACATGAGATTGAGACCATCAGTCAAATTAAAGCTGATACGATTAAAAAGAATCTTGATAATATATCAAGGACTGATACGTATTTCGCTTATTACAAAAAAAATCCCGATATTATTTGGTCATTTCTAGCCAGCATGGTATCAAGAAATGGCGGATATAATATGTGTGATTTGGAGGGACATGTCTTTCAAGAAATGTTAGATCCTAAAACTAGAAAAGAATTATTTCTTACCTTTGAACGCGCCAATTGGTTGATTTTTCACGACGTCTACCCTCAATTACTGGTCTATCACTATTCGACGAAAATAAAGCGTCCAATGTTTCATTTGCTTCCATACTTTAAATGTTCTGAATTCATCCAAAAAGAGTGGGAGAGGTATTGGAGAGAAGGAGACCGGGAAAGACTTACAACCGCATTGATAATCAATGAGCAAAATGTTATTCATAATCCTGTTATCCAGCATCCAGTATATAAAAAGAGAGTTTTCCAGTCATGGATTTTTAATATTCAAGATTGGCTTCATTTCAGCTGTGTCCTATTTCCGACATGTGGCGGAGAATTATATGGTGCAAGTGTAAATGGCTTTAAGTCACTCTCTAAACGAATTAATCTCGGAAAGAGGCTTGCAAGAATTTTAACCCAACCACGTCTATTCCCGTTATTTTTCGAATTTGCCGATAAAACGCCGCATACTGGGTCTCGCTATGATTACGAACAATATTTTAAGACCAAAACAAAACGAAGGACACCCATATTAAGAGCAACCTTTCCGATCATTGAGCACAATCATTATGACTATGAGGATTGGAGCAAACATAAGGTGATTTCCCCTTCATGGCTTCATTTTCCTGCAAGACATCGCCATCCCATTCACTTAACGGATTGGTACTTTGAAAAATCAAATCAGCTTGATTTAATGCTAGCGTTACATAGAGCGGCACATGTAAAGAAAATATAA